The following coding sequences lie in one Microcoleus sp. FACHB-831 genomic window:
- the cofG gene encoding 7,8-didemethyl-8-hydroxy-5-deazariboflavin synthase subunit CofG: protein MTNLASRLVTYSPAYTIVPTYECFNRCTYCNFRTDPGRSPWLTIQEAEMIMKPLQAAGVCEILILSGEVHPQSSQRKAWFQRIYDLCELALSMGFLPHTNAGPLSYEEMSQLKSVNVSIGLMLEQVTPNLLETVHKYAPSKVPELRSQQLECAGELKIPFTTGLLLGIGESEKDWWDSLEAIAHLHQRWGNIQEVILQPHSPGSQQTFDAPAFDPQTLPQVIERAREILPPDINIQIPPNLVQEPSWLLACLEAGARDLGGIGPVDEVNPDYPHPHYQNLQEILQPAGWELVPRLPVYPQYDDWLSDKLQTAVKQWRIGKLFV from the coding sequence ATGACCAACCTAGCTTCGCGCCTTGTTACCTATAGCCCTGCGTACACAATCGTTCCGACCTACGAGTGCTTTAATCGCTGTACTTACTGCAACTTTCGTACCGACCCTGGTAGAAGTCCTTGGCTGACTATACAAGAGGCGGAAATGATTATGAAACCGCTTCAGGCTGCTGGAGTGTGTGAAATTCTCATACTCAGTGGTGAGGTGCATCCGCAGTCGTCGCAGCGTAAAGCATGGTTCCAGCGCATCTACGATTTATGCGAACTGGCGCTGTCTATGGGATTTTTGCCCCATACTAATGCGGGGCCGCTGAGTTATGAAGAAATGTCACAACTAAAGAGTGTGAACGTGTCGATAGGACTAATGCTGGAACAGGTGACGCCCAACTTGCTGGAGACAGTCCACAAGTATGCTCCGAGTAAGGTTCCAGAGTTGCGATCGCAACAGCTAGAGTGCGCGGGGGAACTTAAGATTCCGTTTACAACTGGGTTGTTGTTGGGAATTGGGGAAAGCGAGAAAGATTGGTGGGATAGTTTAGAGGCGATCGCGCACCTCCACCAACGTTGGGGTAACATTCAAGAAGTTATCCTGCAACCCCACAGTCCAGGAAGTCAGCAAACCTTCGACGCCCCAGCTTTCGATCCCCAGACTTTGCCCCAAGTGATTGAAAGAGCGCGGGAGATTTTGCCGCCGGATATTAATATACAAATTCCGCCTAATTTAGTTCAAGAACCTAGTTGGTTGCTAGCTTGTTTAGAAGCAGGCGCGAGGGATTTAGGAGGGATCGGGCCAGTCGATGAAGTGAATCCCGATTATCCCCATCCCCACTATCAGAATTTGCAAGAAATTTTGCAGCCAGCGGGTTGGGAACTGGTGCCTCGTTTGCCAGTTTATCCCCAGTATGATGACTGGTTATCAGATAAACTCCAAACTGCTGTTAAGCAATGGCGGATAGGTAAGCTATTCGTTTAA
- a CDS encoding Z1 domain-containing protein — protein MIEINIKTDGYCIKKLIESVRRKIGDKAAGDLKQAAINIVQNCVDVYCEKFGYGDVGATGTGIVSNPYKGKIPNGTTGLIYGRVQSGKTNTTIATLAVAQENGFRCFIVLTSDNTWLGKQTADRFNEQLEEDGPVVFDWEQWKTDPDKFAKSKLLPYIKDTGVVLVSTKNQRHLDNLLKILKYARASSVPTLIFDDEADNASLNTNEQKQAKKGKDVVPDSAIFDKIGKIRKEVGNHIYLQITATPQSLLLQNLEHPCKPAFCAALPKPGDSYMGGDLFFEENSPYYFIVKAEEIELLKQQEGEINPGDNWKIPEGLRLALCCFFLGAIYKMRAATYEDAKYSFLAHICYKKDNHNNLEKIISEFVIKLDKAIRGQSSITEREQALKWLDEAYHELSKTVTNLPPLNNLIEDLKHKLRRAIPKVINANNPDKEPNYKRGMNILIGGNRLGRGVTIEGLMVTYYGRDAKQKVMDTVHQHARMYGYRQELKDVTRLFLPKHIFEAFHAIHESDEGMRQAIGDDPSQIKLKPVWVGRKLKPTRSNVLNPAEIDAFTPGSAIYPRDPRWKVSEVRHHTEALNKLLGEYKGDDQYYEVDIDFLIEILERMPSGRCPGYSWEDKRVKEALKSIKTEGIQKAMLNVHRGKKGDGLDLSNRPRPWQGSGFAQSEWIRKPKRKYLDVPTLIVMYEKGEKDGGWDNQPLYLPTLILPKNKFVFMFNYSDAPKELDDDLDWQDDETIDEREWLQAAATNPAFDFLKDPEEDIYTLADGKPFND, from the coding sequence ATGATTGAAATTAATATTAAAACCGATGGATATTGCATCAAAAAGCTTATTGAAAGTGTTAGACGTAAAATAGGAGATAAAGCAGCAGGAGACTTAAAGCAAGCTGCTATTAATATTGTGCAGAACTGCGTTGATGTCTACTGTGAAAAATTTGGTTATGGTGATGTTGGTGCTACAGGTACAGGCATTGTTAGTAATCCTTACAAAGGTAAAATACCCAATGGTACTACTGGTTTAATTTACGGTAGAGTTCAGAGCGGTAAAACTAATACTACTATTGCTACTCTGGCAGTTGCTCAAGAAAATGGATTTCGTTGTTTCATTGTATTAACTTCTGACAATACTTGGCTTGGTAAACAAACTGCCGATCGTTTCAACGAACAACTGGAAGAAGATGGGCCTGTTGTATTTGATTGGGAACAATGGAAAACCGACCCAGACAAATTTGCTAAAAGTAAATTACTTCCATATATAAAAGATACTGGTGTTGTCCTGGTATCAACTAAAAACCAGCGTCACTTAGATAACTTGCTTAAAATTCTTAAATATGCTAGAGCCAGTAGCGTTCCAACTTTGATCTTTGATGATGAAGCTGATAATGCCAGCTTGAATACAAACGAACAAAAGCAAGCTAAAAAAGGTAAAGACGTAGTTCCCGATAGTGCAATTTTTGATAAAATTGGCAAAATTCGCAAAGAAGTAGGTAATCATATTTACTTACAAATTACAGCAACTCCACAGAGTTTGCTACTGCAAAATCTTGAGCATCCATGTAAACCTGCTTTTTGCGCTGCGCTACCTAAACCAGGTGATAGTTACATGGGAGGAGATTTATTCTTTGAAGAAAATAGCCCTTATTACTTTATAGTTAAAGCTGAAGAAATAGAACTATTGAAACAGCAGGAAGGAGAGATAAACCCTGGTGATAACTGGAAGATACCTGAAGGATTGAGACTGGCTTTATGCTGTTTCTTCCTGGGTGCAATTTATAAGATGCGAGCGGCAACATATGAAGATGCAAAATACTCCTTTTTAGCTCATATATGCTACAAAAAGGATAATCACAATAACTTAGAGAAGATTATAAGTGAGTTTGTTATAAAACTTGATAAAGCTATTCGAGGTCAATCTTCTATAACAGAGCGAGAACAGGCACTCAAATGGCTTGATGAAGCTTATCACGAGTTAAGCAAAACCGTGACTAATCTACCACCACTTAATAACCTGATTGAAGACCTAAAGCATAAATTACGGCGTGCTATCCCAAAAGTTATCAATGCTAACAATCCAGATAAAGAACCGAACTATAAACGAGGGATGAATATTCTTATTGGTGGTAATAGGCTTGGGCGGGGTGTAACTATTGAAGGATTGATGGTAACTTATTACGGACGGGATGCCAAACAAAAAGTGATGGATACTGTGCATCAACACGCCCGAATGTACGGTTATCGCCAGGAACTAAAAGATGTTACTCGTCTGTTTTTACCCAAACATATCTTTGAAGCTTTCCACGCTATCCATGAATCTGATGAGGGTATGCGTCAGGCTATTGGTGACGATCCCAGCCAAATTAAGCTCAAGCCTGTCTGGGTTGGTCGAAAACTTAAGCCAACTCGTTCTAATGTCTTGAATCCAGCAGAAATTGATGCCTTCACACCCGGCTCTGCTATTTATCCTCGCGATCCGCGTTGGAAGGTTTCAGAAGTAAGGCACCACACAGAAGCTCTCAACAAGCTTCTAGGCGAATACAAGGGTGATGATCAATACTATGAGGTAGATATCGACTTCTTAATCGAGATTCTTGAACGTATGCCGAGCGGTCGTTGCCCTGGATATTCCTGGGAGGACAAAAGAGTCAAAGAAGCCCTGAAGTCTATTAAGACAGAAGGTATTCAGAAGGCAATGCTCAATGTTCACCGAGGGAAAAAAGGTGATGGACTTGACTTGTCAAACAGACCCAGACCTTGGCAGGGTTCTGGTTTCGCACAAAGTGAATGGATAAGGAAGCCGAAACGGAAATACCTCGATGTTCCAACGCTGATTGTTATGTATGAAAAGGGCGAGAAGGATGGGGGTTGGGACAATCAACCGCTTTATCTTCCAACCTTGATTCTGCCTAAAAATAAGTTTGTCTTCATGTTCAATTACTCAGATGCTCCTAAAGAGCTGGACGATGATCTGGACTGGCAGGATGATGAGACAATAGATGAACGTGAATGGCTCCAAGCAGCAGCGACTAATCCAGCTTTTGATTTCCTGAAAGACCCTGAAGAAGACATATACACGTTAGCTGATGGTAAGCCATTCAATGACTAA
- a CDS encoding type II toxin-antitoxin system PemK/MazF family toxin — protein MVSHSMTKGKVVLVPFPFDDLSATKVRPAVCITNPVGAYRHVILAFITSRIPPDLLETDIVLETSHPDFAASGLHQESTIRLDHLMTVRTSVIRRELGELSLDTQAQIAQLLCNLLKE, from the coding sequence ATGGTAAGCCATTCAATGACTAAGGGTAAAGTTGTCCTAGTGCCTTTCCCGTTTGATGATTTATCAGCTACCAAGGTGCGTCCAGCTGTCTGCATCACTAACCCTGTAGGAGCCTATCGTCACGTTATTCTGGCTTTCATTACCAGTCGAATTCCACCGGATTTACTAGAAACAGACATCGTGTTAGAAACCAGTCATCCAGACTTTGCTGCCAGCGGGTTGCATCAAGAATCTACAATCAGGCTGGATCACTTAATGACAGTTCGTACATCGGTTATCCGGCGTGAATTGGGTGAGTTGTCATTAGATACACAAGCGCAGATTGCACAGCTTTTGTGCAATCTGCTAAAGGAATAA
- the hflX gene encoding GTPase HflX yields the protein METIYGNLQGLKSSQLKQLQRLYHQRNPGDRITTPEFAQRLAAISSEINQPVCTYINRRGQVIRVGVGSPRQTQIPPLELPRYGAERLSGIRCIATHLKPEAPNEASLTAMAMQRLDVLLVLNITGSGFERRGGGATGYVKETYLAHLVPHESASWNVSAPISLDVITNQDFLELVEGLEAEFQREFVAQQVDADHDRVLLVGLMTEGMTALQFQDGLEELARLVDTAGGQVLDTLRQKRPRPHPQTVVGEGKVQEIALAAQTLGANLIVFDRDLSPAQSRNLETQTGIRVVDRTQVILDIFAQRAQSGAGKLQVELAQLEYMLPRLTGRGGAMSRLGGGIGTRGPGETKLETERRAIGRRISRLQQEVNQLQAHRSRLRQQRQHQEVPSVALVGYTNAGKSTLLNALTNSEVYTADQLFATLDPTTRRLTIPDPVTEEPRQIVITDTVGFIHELPPSLVDAFRATLEEVTEADALLHVVDLSHPAWQSQIRSVMTILSEMPITPGPALVVFNKMDCVDGDTLMVAKEEFPQGVFISASDRLGLETLRYRLAQLINYAVSSQ from the coding sequence ATCGAGACTATCTACGGCAACCTTCAAGGTCTAAAGTCCAGCCAGCTAAAGCAGCTACAGAGACTTTATCATCAACGCAATCCTGGCGATCGCATAACCACGCCCGAATTTGCCCAACGTCTAGCCGCCATCAGCAGCGAAATCAACCAACCTGTCTGTACCTACATCAATCGTCGGGGACAGGTGATTCGCGTAGGAGTCGGTTCTCCCCGTCAAACCCAAATTCCCCCCCTAGAACTGCCCCGCTACGGCGCAGAAAGACTAAGCGGCATTCGCTGCATTGCCACCCATCTCAAACCAGAAGCACCCAACGAAGCCTCACTCACCGCAATGGCGATGCAACGACTGGATGTTCTACTCGTCCTGAACATCACGGGGTCTGGATTTGAAAGGCGCGGTGGCGGTGCAACAGGTTATGTCAAAGAAACCTATCTAGCTCACCTAGTTCCCCACGAATCAGCCAGCTGGAACGTATCCGCACCTATCAGCCTGGATGTCATCACCAACCAAGATTTCCTAGAACTCGTAGAAGGACTGGAAGCTGAGTTCCAACGGGAATTTGTTGCCCAGCAAGTGGACGCCGACCACGATCGCGTACTACTGGTAGGCTTGATGACTGAGGGTATGACAGCCCTGCAATTCCAAGATGGACTCGAAGAACTAGCACGTCTAGTTGATACAGCAGGAGGGCAGGTATTAGATACCCTGCGGCAGAAGCGCCCGCGTCCTCATCCCCAGACTGTTGTGGGTGAAGGTAAGGTGCAGGAAATTGCTCTTGCCGCACAGACGCTCGGAGCTAACCTGATAGTATTTGACCGCGACCTCTCACCAGCGCAAAGCCGCAATTTGGAAACTCAGACAGGCATTCGGGTAGTAGACCGGACGCAGGTAATTTTAGATATCTTTGCCCAACGCGCCCAATCCGGCGCTGGTAAGTTGCAAGTAGAACTTGCCCAACTAGAATATATGCTGCCACGCTTGACTGGTCGGGGTGGTGCGATGTCCCGACTCGGCGGCGGTATCGGCACCAGGGGGCCGGGAGAAACCAAACTGGAAACAGAACGTCGTGCTATTGGGCGACGAATTTCTCGACTGCAACAGGAAGTCAACCAGTTGCAAGCCCATCGTTCCCGGCTGCGGCAGCAAAGGCAACATCAAGAGGTTCCCTCAGTTGCTTTGGTTGGCTACACCAACGCTGGGAAGTCCACGCTATTAAATGCGCTGACTAATTCGGAGGTTTATACAGCTGACCAATTGTTTGCTACTCTTGACCCAACAACGCGACGTCTGACAATTCCCGATCCTGTAACGGAAGAACCCCGCCAGATTGTTATTACAGACACGGTGGGATTTATTCACGAACTGCCGCCCTCATTGGTGGATGCGTTCCGCGCTACTTTGGAAGAGGTGACAGAAGCTGACGCGCTGCTTCATGTAGTAGATTTATCTCATCCGGCTTGGCAAAGTCAAATTCGTTCTGTGATGACTATTTTGTCGGAAATGCCTATAACACCTGGCCCAGCCTTAGTGGTGTTTAACAAAATGGATTGCGTGGACGGCGATACTTTGATGGTAGCTAAGGAAGAGTTTCCCCAAGGGGTGTTTATTTCAGCAAGCGATCGCCTCGGCTTAGAAACTCTACGTTACCGCCTCGCCCAACTTATTAATTATGCTGTTTCTTCTCAGTAA
- a CDS encoding cistern family PEP-CTERM protein, whose protein sequence is MLKALSKVALGIWVLSAVGICSSVLASSASAFTFNADGSVGVGIADIDRSFQVTFDGNVATKDVTGLASLATFTFLGFTNVADTTQAKFDIALKNTSSGGTLTSRTSALGFNVDPNLSGASVSSGGLFAYASLNDSFPNQFGTIDVCFINNKQNCKGGGGEGNEGGVSTGENSKTFSPTLTFKGNNVTSFALSNFGVRYQSINGTSSDGQSFAGDSGTGTGTFKKPAGTDKIPEPSTVSALLLIGFGILGCGKKRKAVV, encoded by the coding sequence ATGTTAAAGGCTCTGTCAAAAGTAGCTTTAGGTATCTGGGTACTGTCTGCGGTTGGAATCTGTTCTTCTGTCCTAGCTTCCTCAGCTTCGGCTTTTACTTTCAATGCTGATGGTAGCGTTGGAGTTGGGATTGCTGATATCGATCGATCTTTCCAGGTTACATTTGACGGAAACGTTGCTACAAAAGATGTTACTGGACTTGCGTCACTAGCAACATTTACCTTTTTAGGATTTACAAATGTTGCCGACACTACACAAGCAAAATTCGATATAGCACTAAAAAATACATCTAGCGGCGGTACTCTTACTTCTAGAACATCTGCTTTAGGGTTTAATGTTGACCCTAATCTCAGTGGTGCAAGTGTTAGCTCCGGTGGGCTTTTTGCCTATGCAAGTTTAAATGATTCTTTCCCTAATCAATTCGGTACTATTGATGTCTGCTTTATTAATAACAAGCAGAATTGTAAAGGAGGCGGCGGAGAAGGTAATGAGGGCGGTGTTAGCACGGGTGAGAATTCCAAGACTTTCTCTCCTACTCTTACTTTCAAGGGTAACAATGTTACATCATTTGCTTTAAGTAACTTTGGTGTACGCTACCAAAGTATTAACGGTACAAGTAGTGATGGACAGAGTTTTGCGGGTGACAGCGGAACGGGCACAGGAACGTTTAAGAAGCCCGCAGGTACAGACAAAATACCCGAACCTAGCACTGTAAGCGCCCTATTGCTAATTGGGTTCGGCATTTTGGGCTGTGGCAAAAAGCGAAAGGCTGTAGTCTAG
- the surE gene encoding 5'/3'-nucleotidase SurE, with translation MKLLISNDDGVFALGIRTLADTLALSGHDVTVVCPDRERSATGHGLTLHDPIRAEVVTSIFHPTVKAWSCSGTPSDCVKLALGALLDKPPDFVLSGINHGSNLGTDVLYSGTVSAAMEGVIEGIPGIAFSLTSFASKDFQPAAKFATILMAKLAKQPLAELMLLNINVPPVKWEEIAGVAITRQGIRRYFDTFQKRVDPRGKTYYWLAGEAVEEVEQPDNPHLPSHIETDVHAIRKNYITVTPLQYNLTSAAGVHSLQDWGFDLDK, from the coding sequence ATGAAATTGCTAATCAGCAACGATGATGGCGTCTTCGCGCTGGGGATTCGTACTCTAGCTGACACCCTAGCTTTATCAGGTCACGATGTCACTGTAGTCTGTCCCGACCGCGAACGTTCCGCCACAGGTCACGGTCTGACTCTCCACGATCCCATACGCGCCGAAGTCGTAACCTCAATATTTCATCCCACTGTAAAAGCCTGGTCTTGTTCAGGTACGCCCTCTGACTGTGTAAAGCTAGCGTTGGGTGCTTTACTAGACAAACCCCCCGATTTTGTCCTCTCGGGTATTAATCACGGCTCCAATCTTGGTACTGATGTCTTATACTCCGGCACGGTTTCAGCGGCGATGGAAGGAGTTATAGAAGGAATTCCCGGCATTGCTTTTAGTCTTACCAGTTTTGCCTCAAAAGATTTTCAACCTGCTGCTAAATTTGCAACAATCTTGATGGCAAAGTTAGCCAAACAGCCGCTAGCAGAGTTGATGTTACTTAATATCAACGTACCACCCGTAAAGTGGGAAGAAATCGCTGGTGTCGCCATTACCCGTCAAGGAATTCGCCGCTATTTCGATACGTTCCAGAAGCGTGTAGATCCGCGAGGCAAAACATACTATTGGCTAGCTGGTGAGGCTGTGGAGGAAGTCGAACAACCAGATAATCCTCATTTACCCAGCCATATAGAAACAGATGTTCATGCAATTCGTAAAAATTACATCACCGTTACGCCTTTGCAATACAATCTCACCTCTGCTGCTGGGGTACATAGCTTGCAAGATTGGGGATTTGATTTGGATAAATGA
- the pheS gene encoding phenylalanine--tRNA ligase subunit alpha, producing the protein MSDSVNEIETQLAALKQEATKAIAATNTLENLEEIRVGYLGKKGQLSKVLGGLGKLQAGDRPRIGALANEVKEAIQQDLDQRRNDLQAAKIQAQLESETLDVSMPAVYRPIGRSHPLNSTIDRVVDIFVGLGYTVANGPEMETDYYNFEALNTPADHPARDMQDTFYLPDGNLLRTHTSSVQIRYMEENEPPIRIVAPGRCYRRDTVDATHSAVFHQVEILAIDEGLTFTDLKGTIKVFLEEIFGEELPIRFRASYFPFTEPSAEVDVQWQGRWLEVMGCGMVDPNVLKKVGYDPEVYTGFAAGFGAERFAMVLHQIDDIRRLYSSDLRFLRQF; encoded by the coding sequence ATGAGCGATTCCGTTAACGAGATTGAGACTCAATTAGCCGCGCTGAAACAGGAAGCAACCAAAGCGATCGCTGCCACAAATACCCTGGAAAACCTAGAAGAAATCAGAGTAGGTTACTTGGGCAAAAAAGGGCAGCTATCTAAAGTATTAGGGGGTTTGGGTAAATTGCAAGCGGGCGATCGCCCCCGCATTGGCGCTTTAGCAAACGAAGTCAAAGAAGCCATACAACAAGACCTAGACCAACGGCGAAATGACCTGCAAGCAGCGAAAATCCAGGCACAGCTAGAATCGGAAACCCTGGACGTGAGTATGCCAGCAGTTTACCGACCCATCGGGCGATCGCACCCCCTTAACAGCACAATTGACAGAGTTGTAGATATCTTCGTCGGTCTTGGCTACACCGTCGCCAACGGGCCAGAAATGGAGACAGACTACTACAACTTTGAAGCGTTGAACACCCCAGCAGACCATCCCGCCCGCGATATGCAGGATACCTTCTACCTGCCGGATGGCAATTTGCTGCGGACGCATACCTCTTCCGTCCAGATTCGCTACATGGAAGAGAACGAACCGCCGATTCGCATTGTCGCACCAGGACGTTGTTATCGGCGGGATACAGTAGATGCCACCCATTCCGCAGTCTTCCATCAAGTGGAAATTTTGGCAATTGATGAAGGGCTAACGTTTACCGATCTCAAGGGCACGATTAAGGTGTTTTTAGAGGAGATCTTTGGCGAAGAATTACCGATTCGCTTCCGCGCTAGTTATTTCCCTTTCACCGAACCTTCTGCGGAAGTAGACGTGCAGTGGCAAGGGCGCTGGCTAGAAGTAATGGGGTGCGGTATGGTAGACCCCAACGTGCTTAAAAAAGTTGGTTACGACCCAGAAGTTTACACGGGGTTTGCCGCTGGTTTTGGTGCAGAACGCTTTGCGATGGTGCTGCATCAAATTGATGATATTCGCCGCTTGTACAGCAGCGATCTGCGATTCTTGCGACAGTTTTAA
- a CDS encoding protein kinase, which yields MTAALLNNRYRIIRALGTGGFGETFLAEDTHTPSRRTCVIKQLKPISKNPEVTRLVQERFGREAAILEQLGEGNAQIPRLYAYFAEQGQFYLVQEWVQGVTLNELVQQEGVLEESSVKQILASLLAVLDYLHARGIIHRDIKPSNIILRQQDSKPVLIDFGIAKEIVNTIVDGGGEITSSIAVGTLGYMPPEQAAGKPVYASDIYSLALTAIYLLTGKRPQDLDTNLQTGEMTWRRDNLNISSSFAAVLSKATLLHPSDRYSTAKEMLAALQLSPRTFPQLPETVPPEETLPILKPETIDAKKPESPPVVPPNPRIPEPEISLSRQEYRDRQILLNKVKNYWIKGVLETSLHGKALIELGLSEQLDAIERPWGLVWETPDLSQQPLPPGTKIIDKFDELGAGRTLLILGDPGSGKTTTLLELARDLITRAEQHISQPIPVVFNLSSWAGDKQTIAAWLVQELNTKYQVSQEIGQTWIKDQVIILMLDGLDEVSSDRRDLCVQAINKFSQEYGQTEMVVASRIKDYQNLSHRLKLQGAICLQPLTLKQIHQYLASASGELAAVNAALQEDSTLQELAKSPLMLSIMTLAYRGMSLASLPRMTSIEERRQHLFNAYIERMFKRRGAEEQYSKQQAMSWLIWLAEEMVKQSQTVFLIERMQPIWLPKKHQKGLYALNIGLMAGLSAGLGGGLIAGHAAGLYIGLTVGLIIALGSGLGAGLVFGLISDRINPVETLQWSWKKARDNIKQGVVVGAIAGLILGLSSGLVSGLIFNVGSGLVDAIFTGITDGLGASLIFVLLRGLSGPGISTSTIPNQGIWQSAKNAMLFALTGMVGLSLVAIVMAIPIFWGLVIGLVFGLFGAGEACVKHFALRLILYCNGYIPWNYARFLDWATERIFLQKVGGGYIFIHRLLLEHFAQL from the coding sequence ATGACAGCCGCGCTCTTGAACAACCGCTATCGTATCATTCGGGCGCTAGGAACGGGTGGTTTTGGCGAAACGTTTCTGGCAGAAGATACTCATACGCCTTCACGCCGCACCTGTGTAATTAAGCAACTCAAACCCATTAGCAAGAACCCGGAAGTAACCCGCCTGGTTCAAGAACGTTTTGGGCGAGAAGCTGCTATTTTAGAGCAACTGGGTGAGGGTAACGCGCAAATTCCTCGGTTGTACGCTTACTTTGCCGAACAGGGACAATTTTATTTAGTTCAAGAGTGGGTTCAAGGCGTTACCCTGAATGAATTAGTTCAACAGGAGGGAGTTTTAGAGGAAAGTTCAGTTAAACAAATATTGGCTAGCCTGTTGGCTGTTTTAGATTATCTGCACGCCAGAGGTATCATTCATCGCGATATCAAGCCTAGTAATATTATTCTTAGACAACAAGATAGCAAACCCGTCTTAATTGATTTTGGTATTGCTAAAGAAATAGTTAACACAATTGTCGATGGCGGGGGTGAAATTACTAGCTCAATTGCAGTCGGTACGCTGGGTTATATGCCACCAGAACAAGCAGCAGGTAAACCAGTTTATGCAAGCGATATTTATAGTTTGGCATTGACTGCTATATATTTGCTGACAGGAAAACGTCCCCAAGATTTGGATACTAATCTTCAGACGGGAGAGATGACTTGGCGCAGGGACAATCTAAACATTAGTTCTAGTTTCGCAGCGGTTTTGTCTAAGGCGACACTATTGCATCCTAGCGATCGCTATTCCACAGCCAAAGAAATGTTAGCAGCTTTGCAACTTTCCCCTCGCACATTTCCCCAGTTACCAGAAACCGTTCCTCCAGAGGAAACTTTACCTATATTAAAGCCAGAAACAATTGACGCAAAAAAGCCAGAATCACCACCCGTTGTTCCCCCCAACCCCAGAATACCAGAACCAGAAATTTCCCTCTCCCGCCAAGAATATCGCGATCGCCAGATATTACTAAATAAGGTAAAAAATTACTGGATAAAAGGTGTTTTAGAAACTTCGCTACATGGTAAAGCCTTAATTGAACTTGGTTTATCAGAACAACTCGACGCTATTGAACGCCCTTGGGGTTTAGTATGGGAAACGCCCGATCTATCTCAGCAACCGTTACCTCCCGGAACCAAAATTATCGATAAGTTCGATGAACTGGGAGCAGGACGGACATTACTTATTTTAGGCGATCCAGGTTCAGGCAAAACCACGACTTTATTAGAATTAGCCCGCGATTTGATTACTCGCGCCGAACAACATATAAGCCAGCCTATTCCCGTCGTCTTTAACTTATCTTCTTGGGCGGGAGATAAACAGACAATTGCCGCTTGGCTGGTGCAAGAACTTAATACAAAGTATCAAGTTTCCCAAGAAATTGGCCAGACGTGGATTAAAGATCAGGTGATAATATTAATGCTCGATGGCTTAGATGAAGTTAGCAGCGATCGCCGCGATTTATGCGTTCAAGCAATTAATAAATTTAGCCAAGAATACGGGCAAACAGAAATGGTAGTCGCCAGCCGCATCAAAGACTACCAAAATCTCTCGCACCGCCTCAAGCTTCAAGGTGCAATCTGTCTTCAACCGTTGACATTAAAGCAAATTCATCAATATCTTGCTAGCGCAAGTGGCGAATTAGCCGCAGTAAACGCCGCCCTCCAAGAAGATTCCACGCTGCAAGAGTTAGCAAAATCGCCTCTAATGCTTAGTATTATGACCCTGGCTTATCGCGGAATGTCTCTTGCAAGCCTGCCCAGAATGACTTCTATTGAAGAACGCCGCCAACATTTATTTAATGCTTATATTGAACGAATGTTTAAACGACGGGGAGCAGAAGAACAGTACTCCAAACAGCAAGCAATGTCCTGGCTAATTTGGTTGGCAGAAGAGATGGTTAAGCAATCTCAAACCGTCTTTTTAATTGAGAGAATGCAGCCTATTTGGTTGCCAAAAAAACATCAAAAAGGACTATATGCCCTAAATATTGGCTTAATGGCTGGACTTAGTGCTGGACTTGGCGGTGGGCTAATTGCTGGACACGCGGCGGGGCTGTATATCGGCTTAACTGTTGGACTGATTATCGCCCTTGGTTCAGGTTTGGGGGCAGGGCTAGTTTTTGGCCTAATAAGCGATCGAATAAACCCAGTTGAAACCCTGCAATGGTCGTGGAAAAAAGCTAGAGATAACATTAAACAAGGTGTTGTTGTTGGCGCGATCGCTGGGCTGATTTTGGGGTTAAGCAGTGGGTTAGTTTCTGGGCTGATTTTTAATGTGGGTAGCGGGCTGGTTGATGCCATTTTCACGGGGATAACTGATGGGCTGGGTGCGTCGCTAATTTTTGTTTTACTGCGCGGATTAAGTGGCCCTGGAATTTCAACCAGCACAATTCCCAATCAAGGTATTTGGCAGTCTGCAAAAAATGCTATGTTATTTGCTCTGACTGGAATGGTTGGTTTATCCCTAGTTGCTATAGTGATGGCTATTCCAATTTTTTGGGGTCTAGTTATTGGGCTGGTGTTTGGGCTTTTTGGGGCGGGTGAAGCTTGCGTTAAACACTTCGCTTTGCGCCTTATTCTCTATTGCAATGGTTATATCCCTTGGAACTATGCCCGTTTTCTTGACTGGGCAACTGAACGCATTTTTTTGCAAAAAGTTGGCGGTGGCTACATTTTTATCCACCGCCTGTTGTTGGAACATTTCGCCCAGTTATAG